A genomic stretch from Clostridia bacterium includes:
- a CDS encoding nucleotidyltransferase family protein: MDIDQQVLVYLLSLAIRGKRPQDFVIGEADWKSIFEQAVSHDVYALMYPAVKDLSPEYGPDRDLMLKWERAVLFAGMTQIQHMEKLGEVFRCFNDAGIPVVALKGIVLRELYPQPELRTMADVDILVRDEHKKRAKNLLLCMGYVEDDSDFKHTVLRYADLVIELHNMLMSHESLKAAECFEKSIWSSTAPAQINGMPVLLLSSDDSLLYMFLHLAEHIASYGFGLRQLCDIVIFIESYKDKLDWDYLYSHIKAFGIERFVFAVFVTCHKLFGMELPNGLFCREVADHPYLEVFINDILSGGVHGHTDFSRHIGNSLLRYVNYDGSENSSGKIKYYISFLFPTADRLRKRYSYARRSPFLIPAAWLHRLLYNICRKNFVSIVRTAFLHPRRSLATFEERTGLLRWLNLK, from the coding sequence ACCAACAAGTACTTGTATACCTTCTTTCTTTGGCGATACGGGGGAAGAGACCTCAGGACTTTGTAATCGGAGAAGCTGATTGGAAAAGCATATTTGAGCAAGCAGTGTCACATGATGTGTATGCCTTAATGTATCCTGCGGTAAAGGATTTGAGTCCCGAATACGGTCCTGACAGAGACCTTATGTTAAAATGGGAGAGGGCAGTCCTTTTTGCCGGTATGACACAGATACAGCATATGGAAAAATTGGGGGAAGTGTTCAGGTGCTTTAATGATGCAGGGATACCGGTAGTTGCATTAAAGGGTATAGTACTCCGGGAGCTATATCCGCAGCCGGAATTGCGGACTATGGCAGATGTAGATATTCTCGTGCGTGATGAACATAAGAAAAGGGCAAAAAATCTTCTTCTTTGTATGGGTTACGTAGAGGATGACTCTGATTTCAAGCATACAGTTTTACGCTATGCAGATCTGGTAATAGAGCTGCATAATATGCTTATGAGCCATGAAAGCCTAAAGGCGGCTGAATGCTTTGAAAAGAGCATATGGAGTAGTACAGCTCCGGCTCAAATAAACGGTATGCCTGTTTTACTGCTTTCATCAGATGATAGCTTGTTATATATGTTCCTGCATTTGGCAGAGCATATAGCTTCATATGGTTTTGGACTTCGTCAGTTATGTGATATAGTGATTTTTATAGAGTCTTATAAGGATAAATTGGACTGGGATTATTTATATAGCCATATAAAAGCATTTGGTATAGAAAGATTTGTATTTGCGGTTTTTGTTACCTGTCATAAGTTGTTTGGAATGGAGTTGCCAAATGGGCTATTCTGCCGGGAGGTCGCCGACCATCCATATCTGGAAGTATTTATAAACGATATTCTTTCCGGTGGAGTCCATGGACATACAGACTTCAGCAGGCATATAGGGAACTCACTACTAAGATATGTAAATTACGACGGTTCTGAAAATTCGTCCGGGAAAATAAAATATTATATATCATTTTTGTTTCCAACGGCAGACAGGTTGAGAAAAAGGTATTCCTATGCACGTAGATCTCCTTTTCTTATTCCTGCGGCATGGCTGCACAGGTTGCTTTACAATATCTGCCGTAAGAACTTTGTTTCTATAGTCAGGACAGCCTTTTTACATCCGCGTAGATCCCTGGCGACCTTTGAAGAGCGTACCGGTCTTCTGCGCTGGCTTAATCTGAAGTAA